One Drechmeria coniospora strain ARSEF 6962 chromosome 01, whole genome shotgun sequence genomic region harbors:
- a CDS encoding transcription initiation factor TFIID subunit 11 gives MASPPYASSPLAMSPPNPSPAVLPNKKRSSTLDGDGPPVKRRKPSGVSQPAHPLRQTSFPPEVRSPYARSPSMDASSIVSGSAVSAPKKKRGRKSKMDKGDELREQTPSLVGGKAPTTVSGQGGEKEGEDDEDDENQEMALEEGVARTQEQKQEEIRLRALLVEAFDSEQYNRYELWRAAKLSDAVVKRVVNATVSQSVPQMVSTAVKAVAKLFAGEIIESARRVQGEWMAAGETQAEVATEPPSVDEEGTEREMKRGPLRPDHLREAWKRYRASGASRGVGMQQMWHAQQGDGVERFSTRTGKRLFK, from the exons atggcctcgccgccgtacGCGTCGTCTCCGTTAGCCATGTCGCCGCCCaacccgtcgccggccgttCTCCCCAACAAGAAGCGGtcctcgacgctcgacggtGATGGTCCTCCGGTGAAGCGACGCAAGCCGTCGGGCGTGTCCCAGCCGGCGCATCCTCTACGGCAAACATCGTTCCCACCCGAGGTCCGGTCGCCATACGCACgatcgccgtcgatggatgcATCATCGATCGTcagcggcagcgccgtcaGCGCGCCGAAGAAGAAGCGGGGACGCAAGTCGAAAATGGACAAGGGCGACGAGTTGAGGGAGCAGACGCCAAGCCTCGTCGGTGgcaaggcgccgacgacggtgagcgGCCAGGGAGGcgagaaggagggcgaggacgacgaggacgacgaaaacCAAGAGATGGCGCTGGAGGAGGGCGTGGCGCGCACACAAGAGCAGAAGCAAGAGGAAATAAGATTGCGCGCTCTCCTTGTGGAAGCGTTTGACAGCGAGCAGTACAACCGGTACGAGCTGTGGCGAGCGGCCAAGCTGTCGGACGCGGTGGTGAAGCGG GTGGTCAACGCTACGGTGTCCCAGTCGGTGCCGCAGATGGTCAGCACCGCCGTCAAGGCTGTGGCGAAGCTGTTCGCCGGCGAGATCATCGAGTCGGCGAGGCGGGTGCAGGGGGAGTGGATGGCTGCGGGCGAGACGCAAGCGGaggtggcgacggagccgccgtcggtcgacgaggaaggcaCCGAGAGGGAGATGAAGCGCGGTCCGCTGCGTCCCGATCATCTGCGCGAGGCGTGGAAGCGATACAGGGCCAGCGGTGCGAGCCGCGGGGTCGGGATGCAGCAGATGTGGCATGCGCAGCAAGGAGACGGCGTCGAACGGTTCTCGACCCGAACAGGTAAAAGACTGTTCAAGTAG
- a CDS encoding PHD transcription factor — protein MVSVTSNPAATAAAADSANASTRSSPAIGTPATQPSARPKRKVNTNGYHPANTQVPLSAMASTALDLTSVERRGQPTAMREPLKKTRPHGISEAPTYHPNEDDWRDPLEYIKKIAPEASKYGICKIVPPDSWNPDFAIDTEKFHFRTRKQELNSVEGSTRANLTYLDGLGKFHKQHGNNLHRLPYVDKKPLDLYRLKKAVESRGGFDKVCKLKKWAEIGRDLGYSGKIMSSLSTSLKNSYQRWLCPYEEYLRLAKPGVHHQLEQEYGGPLTPSPAPTPVKRSNVNTPSSAKCESPLRQASDNVQASVNGLKRESDRETPMIDAPPVPTSAGTTSGFSAVNNGGFTAVNAASAAVNRASNGEGSTSTPDPKRFESPGSTAKNTPEGRISGLGAAVALKRQLSFGSLSDSAKKETDADRCDGDSSSRRSKRLKRDAVPTVAGSHMTPFRPSVPRIPRDESITGEEKCESCGRGEEAGTLLVCESCEHSYHGPCLDPPLKRKPDAEWNCPRCLVGDGQFGFEEGGLYSLKQFQQKANDFKQGYFEKKMPFDSTLNCHRPVTEEDVETEFWRLVADLEETVEVEYGADIHCTTHGSGFPTIERHPLNPYATDPWNLNTLPFHAESLFRHIKSDISGMTVPWVYVGMIFSTFCWHNEDHYAYSANYQHFGATKTWYGIPGEDAEKFEAAMKEAVPELFETQPDLLFQLVTLLTPEQLKKADVRVYALDQRAGQFVITFPQAYHAGFNHGFNFNEAVNFAPCDWEPFGLAGVERLQVFRRQPCFSHDELLCTAADGGPASGLTIQTAKWLAPALDRIHKREIAQREGFINQHVESSPHRCPLQGVENGGDCPLSFKIEDADVHDEDEQCCSHCKAFAYLSRFKCERSGKVLCVLHAGQHPCCDRTELQRFLGDGHTLYFRKATADMTAAYERVVEKARTPELWEEKYSNLLEEAATPSLKTLRNMLHEGERIPYSLPSLPVLKQYVDRCNEWVDEATNYIVRKQQNRRKNERIWQSSTRRSTGSSAQDQKERESRNVSNIYRLLADAERLGFECPEIAQLQERAAAIKAFQASASRALEKTATISMDTVDELLEEGRSFNVDMPEIDRLSRVLEQMRWNQKARASRGAFLSLKEAQALIEEGKRLEVAPYNDHLKYYCDQLQAGEAWERKARELIEAETVHYPQLEALSSQVQLNALPVSQETLAIVDQILHKQREAHRQILDITERCRDPDYRKRPKYSEAVEISKKLEDLNSKPNGTLDLENEKKRHEDWMRKGKKLFGKSNAPLHILKSHLEYVLERNSDCFNVEHDTPRLPGEPVSREATPEQGGTRWEDPRSRQVFCICRKIEAGMMIECELCHEWYHYKCLKIARGKVKEDDKYTCPICDWRMKIPRDAARPKLEDLVALSDEMPGLPFQPDEEEILTRIIDNSQTFRESIARYCNPLLSTEAEAETQRFYLRKLEGAEVLLSYETNFFRQELHKWCPVAPNAPPILEVSLSTRKPRPTKLQKMLAEYGVENPDDLPEHAKGKANSLRRKAANAEAAAAAAAAAAAAATAASHPSSTGPILPPSGTTPYGSPAFFTRPPPSATSSSSAPSHDQLAKSVSPSDGGTGERTGAADGVLHPSFLPVIVDDSGMSLEDRLLQDREPTINLHTEAGKNRALEILGRTEFGRKRAQQIFGSDCWEPTRRSISGQGGPETRAEPDEMTKQDEGKVDQMFKEMTNQDDEEEQRKKDGATNGPVTAESLESERNGMDALLDGE, from the exons ATGGTGTCGGTGACGAGCAATCCTGCCGCCacggctgccgctgccgataGCGCGAATGCCAGCACGCGAAGTTCTCCGGCCATCGGAacgccggcgacgcagcCATCGGCACGGCCTAAGCGCAAGGTCAACACGAACGGCTATCACCCCGCGAACACGCAGGTTCCCCTGAGCGCCATGGCCAGCACAGCCCTCGACCTGACCTCGGTCGAGCGCCGCGGCCAGCCCACGGCGATGCGCGAGCCGCTGAAGAAGACCAGACCCCACGGCATATCCGAAGCCCCGACGTACCATCCGAATGAAGATGACTGGCGGGATCCGCTAGAGTACATAAAGAAAATCGCCCCCGAAGCTTCTAAATACGGCATCTGCAAGATCGTTCCTCCTGATTCCTGGAACCCGGATTTCGCCATTGACACCGAG AAGTTTCATTTTCGCACTCGCAAGCAGGAACTGAATTCGGTAGAAGGAA GCACCCGTGCCAACCTCACCTatctcgatggcctcggcaaGTTCCACAAACAACACGGCAACAACTTGCATCGGCTTCCGTACGTCGACAAGAAGCCTTTAGACTTGTATCGCCTGAAAAAGGCCGTCGAGTCACGCGGCGGATTCGACAAGGTTTGCAAGCTGAAGAAGTGGGCCGAAATTGGTCGCGACCTTGGCTACAGCGGAAAGATCATGTCCTCGCTGTCTACGTCGCTGAAGAACTCGTACCAGCGATGGCTCTGCCCCTACGAGGAGTACCTGAGGCTTGCCAAACCGGGCGTCCACCACCAGCTCGAGCAGGAGTACGGGGGGCCGCTGACACCAAGTCCCGCACCAACCCCCGTCAAGAGGTCCAACGTCAACACGCCGTCCAGCGCAAAGTGCGAGTCGCCACTCCGCCAGGCTTCCGATAACGTGCAAGCCAGCGTAAACGGCTTGAAACGGGAGTCGGACCGGGAGACGCCGATGATCGATGCCCCGCCAGTGCCGACCTCCGCCGGTACTACCAGCGGCTTCAGCGCCGTGAACAATGGCGGCTTCACTGCCGTAAACGCCGCTTCGGCCGCCGTGAATCGAGCCTCCAACGGAGAGGGGTCCACTTCAACGCCGGACCCGAAGCGATTCGAAAGCCCGGGCTCGACTGCCAAGAACACGCCCGAGGGCCGAATCTCCGGCttgggcgccgccgtcgcgctcAAGCGACAGCTCAGCTTCGGCAGCTTGTCGGActcggccaagaaggagaccgatgccgaccgctgcgacggcgacagTAGTAGCCGTCGCAGCAAGCGGTTGAAGAGAGATGCCGTCCCCACCGTCGCTGGCTCGCACATGACACCCTTCCGCCCTTCCGTTCCACGCATCCCGCGGGACGAATCGATCACGGGTGAGGAGAAGTGCGAGAGCTGCGGCAGGGGGGAAGAGGCGGGCACATTGCTCGTTTGCGAGTCTTGCGAGCACTCGTACCACGGCCCCTGCCTCGACCCGCCGCTGAAGCGCAAGCCCGACGCGGAATGGAATTGTCCCCGTTgccttgtcggcgacggacaaTTCGGATTCGAGGAGGGTGGGCTGTACTCCCTCAAGCAGTTCCAGCAAAAGGCAAACGACTTCAAGCAAGGCTATTTCGAGAAGAAGATGCCTTTTGACAGCACCCTCAACTGCCATCGCCCCGTGACCGAAGAAGACGTCGAGACCGAGTTCTGGCGCCTCGTCGCGGATCTGGAGGAaaccgtcgaggtcgagtaCGGTGCCGATATTCATTGCACCACCCATGGCTCTGGGTTTCCCACCATCGAGAGGCACCCTCTCAATCCTTACGCGACAGACCCGTGGAATCTCAACACGCTCCCGTTTCATGCCGAGAGCCTTTTCCGACATATCAAGTCCGATATTTCTGGCATGACGGTACCCTGGGTCTATGTGGGCATGATTTTCTCCACCTTTTGCTGGCACAACGAAGACCATTACGCTTATTCGGCCAACTACCAACACTTTGGCGCGACGAAAACGTGGTACGGCATCCCGGGAGAAGACGCCGAAAAGTTTGAGGCGGCCATGAAGGAGGCTGTGCCGGAGCTCTTCGAGACGCAGCCAGACCTCCTCTTTCAGCTCGTCACGCTGCTCACGCCGGAACAGCTGAAGAAGGCCGACGTGCGTGTTTACGCTCTGGACCAGAGAGCCGGTCAGTTTGTCATCACGTTTCCCCAAGCTTATCACGCTGGTTTCAATCACGGCTTCAACTTCAACGAGGCCGTGAATTTTGCCCCCTGTGACTGGGAGCCGTTCGGCCTGGCTGGTGTGGAGAGGCTCCAGGTCTTCCGTCGACAACCTTGCTTCTCgcacgacgagctgctctgCACTGCGGCCGATGGTGGTCCCGCCTCCGGTCTCACCATTCAGACGGCGAAGTGGCTGGCCCCTGCGTTGGATCGGATACACAAGCGCGAGATTGCGCAACGTGAGGGGTTCATCAACCAGCACGTCGAGTCGTCTCCCCATCGATGTCCTCTTCAGGGCGTCGAAAACGGCGGCGACTGTCCGCTTTCGTTCAAGATTGAGGATGCGGATGTCCACGATGAGGATGAGCAATGCTGCAGCCATTGCAAAGCGTTTGCCTACCTGTCACGTTTCAAATGCGAACGCTCGGGCAAGGTCTTGTGTGTCCTCCACGCAGGGCAGCATCCATGCTGCGATCGAACGGAGCTCCAAAGATTTCTTGGCGATGGACACACTCTGTACTTTCGAAAGGCGACCGCTGACATGACTGCTGCGTACGAGAGGGTTGTCGAGAAAGCCCGGACTCCGGAGCTGTGGGAAGAAAAGTACAGCAACTTGCTTGAGGAAGCAGCGACGCCATCGCTCAAGACTCTCCGGAACATGCTGCACGAGGGTGAACGGATACCGTACAGCCTGCCTTCGCTGCCAGTATTGAAGCAATACGTCGACCGGTGTAACGAGTGGGTTGACGAAGCCACAAACTACATTGTCCGGAAGCAGCAGAATCGTCGAAAGAATGAAAGAATCTGGCAGAGCAGCACGCGGAGGTCGACCGGCAGCTCCGCGCAGGACCAAAAGGAGCGCGAATCGCGCAACGTGTCCAACATCTATCGTCTCCTGGCCGATGCGGAGCGGCTCGGCTTCGAGTGCCCCGAGATCGCTCAGCTGCAAGAGCGCGCGGCGGCGATCAAGGCGTTCCAGGCCAGCGCGTCTCGGGCGCTGGAGAAAACGGCGACGATTTCCATGgacaccgtcgacgagctcctggaGGAAGGGCGCAGCTTCAATGTGGACATGCCCGAGATCGATCGCTTGTCCAGGGTGCTCGAGCAGATGCGATGGAACCAGAAAGCTCGTGCCAGCCGCGGCGCATTCCTCTCGCTGAAAGAAGCTCAAGCGCTCATCGAGGAGGGGAAGCGGCTCGAGGTCGCCCCCTACAACGATCACCTCAAGTACTATTGCGACCAACTGCAAGCTGGCGAGGCGTGGGAGCGGAAGGCAAGGGAGCTCATCGAAGCCGAGACGGTTCACTACCCTCAGCTGGAGGCGCTTTCGAGTCAAGTGCAGCTGAATGCGCTTCCCGTCTCACAGGAGACGCTAGCCATTGTCGATCAGATATTGCACAAGCAGCGCGAAGCTCATCGGCAGATCCTCGACATCACCGAGCGCTGCCGCGATCCCGACTACCGCAAGCGACCAAAGTATTCGGAAGCGGTTGAGATCTCCAAGAAGCTGGAGGATCTGAACTCCAAGCCGAACGGGACGCTCGATCTCGAAAATGAGAAGAAACGGCACGAGGACTGGATGCGAAAGGGGAAGAAGCTCTTTGGCAAATCGAACGCGCCTCTTCACATACTCAAGAGCCATCTCGAGTACGTCCTTGAGCGCAATTCGGACTGCTTCAACGTGGAGCACGATACGCCGCGACTCCCTGGGGAACCGGTATCGAGAGAGGCGACGCCTGAGCAAGGCGGGACTCGATGGGAAGACCCCCGGTCCAGACAGGTATTCTGCATCTGCAGAAAAATCGAGGCTGGAATGATGATCGAGTGCGAGCTTTGCCACGAATG GTATCATTACAAATGCTTGAAGATTGCCCGcggcaaggtcaaggaggACGACAAGTACACGTGCCCCATCTGCGACTGGCGGATGAAGATCCCGCGGGACGCTGCGAGGCCGAAGCTCGAGGATCTCGTGGCGCTGTCGGACGAGATGCCCGGGCTGCCGTTTCAACCGGATGAGGAGGAGATTCTTACCCGCATCATCGACAACTCGCAGACTTTCCGGGAAAGCATTGCCCGGTACTGCAACCCGCTCCTGTCTACGGAAGCCGAGGCGGAGACGCAGCGGTTTTATCTACGAAAGCTCGAAGGCGCCGAGGTTCTTCTCTCGTACGAAACCAACTTCTTCCGGCAAGAACTCCATAAATGGTGTCCTGTTGCCCCCAACGCGCCACCCATCCTGGAAGTGTCCCTCAGCACGCGCAAGCCGCGACCGACGAAGCTGCAGAAGATGcttgcggagtacggcgtCGAGAACCCCGACGACCTCCCGGAGCATGCCAAGGGCAAGGCAAACAGCCTGCGTCGCAAGGCGGCCAACGcagaagcggcggcggcggcggcggcggcggcagcagcagcagccactGCAGCATCACATCCGTCCTCCACGGGGCCGATTTTGCCTCCTTCCGGCACGACGCCGTACGGCAGCCCGGCCTTTTTCACTCGTCCACCACCATCTGCGACGTCGAGTTCGTCTGCGCCGTCGCACGACCAGCTGGCCAAATCGGTCTCGCCGTCTGATGGTGGCACTGGAGAGCGGACGGGCGCCGCTGACGGCGTTCTCCACCCCAGCTTCCTGCctgtcatcgtcgacgattcCGGCATGTCTCTGGAGGATCGGCTGCTGCAAGACCGAGAACCGACGATCAATCTGCATACGGAGGCTGGCAAGAACAGGGCTCTCGAGATACTGGGCCGAACCGAGTTTGGAAGGAAGAGAGCTCAGCAGATTTTCGGGTCAGACTGTTGGGAACCGACACGAAGGTCGATCAGCGGACAAGGTGGGCCAGAAACTCGTGCGGAACCGGACGAGATGACGAAGCAGGACGAGGGCAAGGTGGATCAGATGTTCAAGGAGATGACAAAccaggacgacgaagaggaacAGAGGAAGAAGGATGGCGCGACCAACGGCCCCGTTACGGCGGAATCTCTCGAGAGCGAGAGGAACGGCATGGACGCGTTGCTGGATGGGGAGTAG